AAGCGTTCAAAATCAGGCTGTCTGTACTCATTCCACTCAGTATGGATGACCAACGCATCCGCCTCGGAACATGCATCATAATTAGATTTTGCATATGTCACCATATTCTTTAGATATTCCTTTGCATTATCAATTGCGATCGGATCATGCACTGAGACATCGGCTCCAAACGATAAGAGTTTATCTATAATGAACAGGGAAGGGGCTTCTCTTAAATCATCAGTTTTAGGTTTAAAAGATAGTCCCCATACGCCAATTTTTTTACCCTTTAGTTCTCCCCCAAAAAAGATTTTTATCTTTCTCCAGAATAGCTCTTTTTGCATCACATTGACTTCGTCAGTGGCCCTACAGACTTTAAGGTCATATTCAAATGTTTCAGCAGTCTTGATAAGCGCTTTGACATCCTTCGGGAAACATGAGCCACCATACCCAATCCCAGGGAAAAGAAACGAATGTCCTATCCTGTTATCAGCCCCCAATACTATTCTTACATCTGCTATATTAGCACCAACAAGTTCGCAGAGATTTGCAATTTCATTCATGAATGAAATCCTTGATGCGAGTATTGCGTTTGCCGCATATTTAGCTAACTCTGCTGACCTTATACCTACTGTAATAACTGGGTTGCTAGTTCTCACGAATGGCAAGTATAGTTCTTTAAGTATCCCCGATACTGATGGGTTATCCGCCCCAATTACGACCCTATCTGGCTTCATAAAATCTTCTATTGCCGAACCCTCTTTGAGGAACTCCGGATTTGAGGCAACATCAAATTCAATATCAGTGGTTTCTCTTATAGCTTCAGCAACCCTCTCTGTCGTTCCCACTGGAACAGTACTCTTTGTGACAATTATTTTGTAATCATCCAAACTCTTTCCTATCGATCGGGCAACATTCATAACTGATTTAGTATCTGCAGTACCATCCCCATTTTGTGGAGTCCCAACTGCTATAAATACTATGAAAGAATTTTTTACAGCCTGTGGAAGCTCACTTGTAAAATGGAGCCGGCCTTCCTTGACGTTCTTTAATATAAGGCCATCAAGACCAGGTTCGAAAAAAGGCATTCTACCTTCTTTTAAGCCAGCGACTTTTTCTCTATCATTGTCGACACATACTACGTTATTTCCACTTTCCGCAAAGCATGTGCCTGTAACTAGCCCTACATATCCTGTTCCTATGATTGTTATGTTCATTTAGTAGGCCTATGTAATTGGTTAACAATGAGTAGGGACATGAATAGAATGGTCCGAAGCTTCCGCAATTCACTTACAAAATTGTGATCAGCCGAAATTTCCAATTTCGTTAATTTTTAACATCTTAAGAAGGTAATGTATGTTGGACATCAGTCTAATTCGAATTAAACTTTAAGTATTGCTAAGGACAGCTATTAAAACTTCAGGACATAGTTTTTGAATATACTATAGTCCTAATACCCATAGTCGCGGCGAACGGCCATGCCCTGCGGCGATATAATAAGAAGGATTGCTTCGCTCCACGCGCAATGACAGCGGAAAACCTCTCGCAAGCAACAGGGAATTCTCAAGTTAAGACTCAAAGGTATCCTTTTGACAATAGCCGCAAACGGAATCTTGCTAAGAACTAGGCGCAGAGCCATGCTAGATGCAACCAAGTGCTTTCAGTTCTTCTTCACATTGAAACGCATTCTCAAATTTAATTATTCTCATACCGACCTTAGATGCTGCCTCCAAATTTTCAGGAATATCATCTATGAAGATTGTTTTATCTATCACAAGATCAAACTTTTCTAACAAATGTTGGTATATCTCTAACTCTGGCTTTACCATCTGGATGCGGCTGGATATAACCATACCGTCGAAGACATCCCAGAATGGGTATTTTCGCTCGATAAAGTCAATAGAGTCAACATGCATGTTTGACAGCACGAAAACTCGATTACCATTTTTTTTAACAGAGCGGACTAACTCTACAATTTCAGGGTTTGGAATCAACGAATAAGGCACCAACTCCATAAGTTTTTTGATCTCAGACTTCAAGAGGCCGGTGCGCAAAGTAGCGCGCTCGATAGCTATATCTTTGTCTAATGTGCCCCGGTCAAGGTCAACCCAATCCGGATGGCAGAAAATTTCGTCCATTACTATCGTTTGAACTTCTCGGTCTTTGAATATACCCTTTATGATTTGTTCTGGTTTCCAAGTGAGGAGCACTCCACCGAGATCAAATACAATGTTAAACGGTCCTGGTTCTTGCTTTATATAACTATTAACTTGGTCTAACGTTTGATTCATGATCGTTGAAGATAAACTTAGCAATCTTTGTCTACATAGAGGCCATTTCCTTCATTTTAATTTTTGGCTCAAACGAATTGAGCAAATCAATGTATTGTTCCAAAAGACGCGGAAGCAAAAATTGTTGCCGTACCGTTTCCCTAGCCTTTTGACCCAGCCGCACCTGCAAATCCTTGTCACTAAGCAACTGTACTATTCTCTTTGCCGCCTCTTCAATAGCTGAAACGAGAAAACCATTCACTCCATCCTGAATTTGGGAAAGGATTTCACCGGCTTTTCCTCCTATGACCGGCTCCCCTTTCCACATTGCCTTGGTAACTGTCAGGCCAAAGCCCTCACGAATGGACTTTTGGAGGATGACAGGGGCTCGCCTCTGCAGCGTATTTACCAAATTTGCATCATCACCACAAGATAGGATGATAATACGTTCCTCTTGATCCTCCAGCAGGGATTCGAATACCTCTTCCCCTTCGGGATCATCTGTAGCAAAATTGCCAAGAAGCACGAGTGTGCAATCTACTTTTCTTCTCGCCAGTTTGAATGCTCTTATAACACCTTCGGGGTCTTTCCAAGGGTCAAAGCGAGATACTTGAACTACAAGTGGAAGGTCTTTGGGTCATGATAGCGAGCCAGACATTCATCCATTTCGCCCTCACTCAGTTCCCGATTCTTGAGGGAAAAGGGGTGTCGATAGCCGCCCTGAAGAAAAACTATGGTATCGTAAGTTGTTGGGTGTATTCTCTGATAGAAAATATCGCTGCATCATGCCTTTCTATATGTGGAATCAAGTAATTCCAGAGTTCCTTGTTCGGGCTCGATAGGTCTAGGTGGCATCGCCAAATCCAGGGGAAAATTTTCTTATTATAACTCATCAGCGGAAGGGGTTGTGGGTCATGAACAATGACAAAATCGTGGTCCAGATGATTTTTGACTGAATTCTAATAAACTGTCACAAATCCGCTTATTGGAATCGGTAAGTTGAATATTTTTGCCCTGCAGGCCATTATGTATATTTTTTGGTAATACTGAAGAAATCTAGACTTCCACTAATCTCCCTCCATTCCGTCATAATTCCCAGGTTGTCCATCAATGGAGTAGTTGAGGGTAATAGCTCACACCTCTGATCTCCTCATGGATTCAAACTAGGGGATAACAAAGGTTCTCGATTCAATTCAGCGGGCAAATTCTTGTTGAAAGTATTGAATTCCATCGTAAGTAGCAAGTTCTGCTGATTTTATAGGAGCCAATATAAATCCATCACTAGAACTCATATAAAGTGAATAAAGTCTTTTTATTGTCCCCGCAACCGAAGGTTTATCAAATCCAATCACTATCCAATCAGGCTTCATAAAATCCTCTATAGCCGATCCTTCATTTAGATATTCTGGATTGTAGGCAACGTCAAACTCTACGTCAGTGAATTGTCTTATAGTTTGACGAACCAATTCGGTGGTGCCGAAAGGTACAATACTCCTAATAACAATTTTTTTGTAATCATTAATACTTCTTCCTATTGATCTTGACACATTAATGATCATGCTTCTATCCATGCTACTATCGCCGGTTATCTCCGTCCCAACTGCTATAAAAATTATAAAAGAATCTTTCACAGCGTGATGAATGTCAGAAGTGAAAGAGAGACGTCCTTCTTTCAGGTTCTTTAATATGAGGTCAACGAGTCCGGGTTCCCGTAACGGAGTCCTATCATCGGGAGACCCCTTGACGTTTTCCCTATCAACATGCACGCAAATAACATTATTTCCGCTCTCGGCAAAGCATGTGCCTGTAATTATCCCGACATAGCTTGTCCCGATTATTGAAAT
Above is a window of Thermodesulfobacteriota bacterium DNA encoding:
- a CDS encoding HAD family phosphatase → MNQTLDQVNSYIKQEPGPFNIVFDLGGVLLTWKPEQIIKGIFKDREVQTIVMDEIFCHPDWVDLDRGTLDKDIAIERATLRTGLLKSEIKKLMELVPYSLIPNPEIVELVRSVKKNGNRVFVLSNMHVDSIDFIERKYPFWDVFDGMVISSRIQMVKPELEIYQHLLEKFDLVIDKTIFIDDIPENLEAASKVGMRIIKFENAFQCEEELKALGCI
- a CDS encoding UDP-glucose/GDP-mannose dehydrogenase family protein, with the protein product MNITIIGTGYVGLVTGTCFAESGNNVVCVDNDREKVAGLKEGRMPFFEPGLDGLILKNVKEGRLHFTSELPQAVKNSFIVFIAVGTPQNGDGTADTKSVMNVARSIGKSLDDYKIIVTKSTVPVGTTERVAEAIRETTDIEFDVASNPEFLKEGSAIEDFMKPDRVVIGADNPSVSGILKELYLPFVRTSNPVITVGIRSAELAKYAANAILASRISFMNEIANLCELVGANIADVRIVLGADNRIGHSFLFPGIGYGGSCFPKDVKALIKTAETFEYDLKVCRATDEVNVMQKELFWRKIKIFFGGELKGKKIGVWGLSFKPKTDDLREAPSLFIIDKLLSFGADVSVHDPIAIDNAKEYLKNMVTYAKSNYDACSEADALVIHTEWNEYRQPDFERLKNLMKTPVIFDGRNLYNPEKLEKLGFRYFGVGLQNGSFKNVSKAVKANSRRENVR